The Streptomyces sp. NBC_00775 genome includes the window GCTCCCGGCACAGATCGTCGAACGCCTCGGCGTACCGGTCGGCGGCCCGCTCCCGATGGCCCGCCTCCTGGTCGGCGACGGCGAGACAGCGGAGCAACGGCCAGAGGGACGGGGCGAGTTCGAGCGCTCGCTCCCAGCTCCGTACGGCCTGCGCCAGATCACCCGCGTGCCACTGGGCCACTCCGAGGTGGTACTCGGCGAGCGGTGCGGCGGGCGCGGTCTCCAGCATGTCGCGCCAGTGCGAGGCGACCAGGGTCTCACCGGGCGGCCCGACCCGCCGAGGCTCCGGAAACGCACCCGACCGCAGCAGCTCATGCCACGGCGCCTGCGCCTCACCGAGGGTGGACTCGTCGAAGGGCGTACCCGGCAACTTGTAGGAGGCGCGCAGCACTTCGAGCGCGCCCCAGCCGGATCCGACGGCGAGCACCTCACCGGGCTCGGTGTCGGCGTACGGCACCCAGGCGGCGTACGCGGCGTCGACGTCACTCCGGGGCAGGGCGACCTGGAGCCGGTCCTCGACCTCGGCCCGCGCCGCCTCCCAGTCCGCGCCGTGAACCGCCGCCGCGTTCCCGGTCAACGGCCCGTACGCCTCAAGCCAGGACACCTCGCTCTCCGCGTCCAGCCGCACATGTTCGAGCTGGGTGCGCGCGAGCCCGGCCTGGATCTCGCAGTATCCGCCGGTTCCCGGCTCGGTCAGCCACTCCTGCCAGCGCCGTCCTCCAGGGCCTGAGCCCCAGACGAACAGCTTGCGCCCACGCAGCACATCGGTGGACGTCTGCACGAGCCCGTCGCCCGCGTCGTCGAGCGCGGCGATCCAGCGCCGCCGCCCGTCGGGCACCTCGTAGAAGTAGTCGGCGGGGAAGGTGCTGTTCAGGGGGTACGTCCGGTCGACTTCCTCGTACGACGGCACGGGCACGCGGCGCAGTCGGCGCTCATAACCGAAGTGCCAGGCCTCCTCGGCCGGTGCCAGCACTCTGCGCTCCTCGGGCACCGCGATGTTGGACCACCAGTACACGGGCGCGGGCTTCTCGTGCGGGTTGCGGACGCGTACGCCGACGTACAGGAAGTCGGAGCCGTCCGGCAGCCACAGGTCGACCTGGAAGGGGAGGTCGCGCAGCCGCTCCC containing:
- a CDS encoding DUF5107 domain-containing protein, producing the protein MVVVTTIRRDVLTLPAAELGPNNPLPPLRPLDETHRIDERDREGLPGDMARQIGYEPLRSVLPERIRDGYDRQRAPRETDAIVIENDRLRATVLPGYGGRVVSLFHKPSQRELLYRNPVLQPACFALNGAWFSGGIEWNIGATGHTTLSCSPVHAARVPAPDGGEMLRLWEWERLRDLPFQVDLWLPDGSDFLYVGVRVRNPHEKPAPVYWWSNIAVPEERRVLAPAEEAWHFGYERRLRRVPVPSYEEVDRTYPLNSTFPADYFYEVPDGRRRWIAALDDAGDGLVQTSTDVLRGRKLFVWGSGPGGRRWQEWLTEPGTGGYCEIQAGLARTQLEHVRLDAESEVSWLEAYGPLTGNAAAVHGADWEAARAEVEDRLQVALPRSDVDAAYAAWVPYADTEPGEVLAVGSGWGALEVLRASYKLPGTPFDESTLGEAQAPWHELLRSGAFPEPRRVGPPGETLVASHWRDMLETAPAAPLAEYHLGVAQWHAGDLAQAVRSWERALELAPSLWPLLRCLAVADQEAGHRERAADRYAEAFDDLCRERRDDGVVWTAATAALGREAIGALLAVRRVGDARAVWERLRPATRGRGRFRLIEAQLLVAEGEVGVARAVFDAGFEVADLREGAEVISELWARVTDEPLPERYEFRMRPPRE